A single genomic interval of Caballeronia sp. NK8 harbors:
- a CDS encoding LysR family transcriptional regulator codes for MDRMVAMETFVTVVDAGSFSAAARRLKLGQPAVSKAVAQLEERLGARLLLRSTRGLAPTDAGQRFYDHALRAIDEADQAEQAVRESSEGLSGRLRIGAAVTFARLHVLPALKSFLDQHPNLSIDIVLDDRSVDLLGEGVDVALRMGTLDDSTMTARRISSARRFVVGTPSYFAEAGVPQTPVDLNRHQAVVYSLRGGGESWLFSRSDGSDSTVTLSGRISVNAAEGMRTAVLGHMGFAVASEWMFAPELANGTVQAVLTDWTLPPIDLWAVFPSGRMATTKARAFIAFVEHLLNERNSGAGLTG; via the coding sequence ATGGACCGCATGGTGGCGATGGAGACCTTCGTAACAGTTGTCGATGCGGGTTCGTTTTCTGCCGCCGCACGCCGCTTGAAGCTCGGCCAGCCAGCCGTCTCAAAGGCGGTCGCACAACTGGAGGAACGTCTAGGCGCCCGTCTGCTGCTGCGATCGACACGTGGCCTCGCGCCGACGGATGCCGGTCAGCGTTTCTACGATCACGCACTGAGGGCCATCGATGAGGCCGATCAGGCCGAGCAGGCTGTGCGCGAGTCGTCGGAAGGCTTGTCGGGACGGTTGCGCATCGGCGCTGCCGTTACGTTCGCCCGGCTGCATGTCTTGCCAGCCCTCAAGTCTTTCCTGGACCAGCACCCCAATCTGAGCATCGACATCGTACTTGACGATCGGTCCGTCGATTTGCTTGGAGAGGGCGTCGATGTCGCATTGCGTATGGGCACGCTGGACGATTCGACCATGACCGCGCGTCGCATCTCCAGCGCGCGGCGGTTCGTCGTCGGCACACCGTCATATTTCGCCGAAGCCGGCGTCCCTCAGACACCTGTCGACCTTAACCGGCATCAGGCAGTCGTTTACTCTCTGCGAGGCGGCGGTGAATCGTGGTTGTTCAGCCGCAGTGACGGCTCCGACTCGACCGTGACCTTGTCCGGCCGGATAAGCGTGAACGCGGCTGAAGGCATGCGCACGGCGGTACTCGGGCACATGGGCTTTGCCGTCGCTTCGGAATGGATGTTCGCCCCCGAACTCGCAAACGGCACGGTTCAGGCCGTCCTGACTGACTGGACGTTGCCGCCGATCGACCTGTGGGCGGTTTTCCCGTCCGGTCGCATGGCAACCACGAAGGCGCGTGCCTTCATCGCGTTTGTCGAGCACCTTCTCAATGAGCGCAACTCTGGCGCAGGCCTCACCGGCTAG
- a CDS encoding LacI family DNA-binding transcriptional regulator has translation MPKLKTPGSAPPSTRSRKSSQGSPTVQDVARLAKVSVGSVSRVLNGRDNVAPEIREAVTRAVARLNFVPNAVARSMRSGSSKAIACLISDIAQHTAAQMVSAAETRLRERGYEILIANSHYDLERERAFLESLRQRRLDGLIGVISDDETPSYYNILHTLNMPVVLWERDAQGQFHSVLTDHADGCRQAVRYLASLGHRRIGLVAGHEHTWVGREMVRGYTVECEAAGIAVDPALIRRTDAFDEPACHALLAGPSRPTAMVAPLNDAALVLQIARELGLSVPRDFSVVSVGDHQYASLCAPALTVVTQEPRDIGREAADLMLQLLDGTAPPGIRRSRHPMRMIIRESCAAPPVAAATPGRRRARTVQPG, from the coding sequence ATGCCGAAACTGAAAACACCAGGGTCCGCACCGCCTTCCACGCGCAGCCGCAAGTCGTCACAAGGGTCGCCGACCGTGCAGGACGTCGCGCGTCTCGCAAAGGTTTCCGTGGGCTCGGTATCGCGCGTACTCAACGGGCGCGACAACGTCGCCCCGGAAATCCGCGAGGCCGTGACGAGAGCGGTCGCACGGCTGAATTTCGTGCCGAATGCGGTGGCGCGCAGCATGCGCAGCGGGAGCTCGAAGGCGATCGCGTGCCTGATCTCGGATATCGCACAGCATACGGCGGCGCAGATGGTAAGCGCCGCCGAAACTCGCTTGCGCGAGCGCGGCTACGAGATTCTCATCGCCAATTCGCACTACGACCTGGAGCGCGAGCGCGCCTTTCTCGAAAGCCTGCGCCAGCGTCGCCTCGACGGCCTGATCGGCGTGATCTCCGATGACGAGACGCCCTCGTACTACAACATCCTCCATACGCTGAACATGCCCGTCGTGCTGTGGGAGCGCGATGCGCAAGGCCAGTTCCATTCGGTGCTCACCGATCACGCCGACGGATGCCGTCAGGCCGTGCGTTATCTGGCGTCGCTCGGACACAGGCGGATCGGGCTGGTTGCGGGCCACGAGCACACGTGGGTCGGGCGGGAGATGGTGCGTGGGTACACCGTCGAGTGCGAAGCCGCCGGCATCGCAGTGGATCCCGCGCTCATTCGGCGGACCGACGCCTTCGACGAACCCGCCTGTCACGCGCTACTCGCGGGGCCGTCGCGGCCGACCGCGATGGTCGCTCCGCTCAACGACGCCGCACTGGTGCTGCAGATCGCCCGCGAGCTCGGCCTGAGCGTGCCGCGCGATTTCTCGGTCGTGTCGGTCGGCGATCATCAGTACGCGAGCCTCTGCGCGCCGGCGCTGACCGTCGTGACGCAGGAGCCGCGCGACATCGGCAGGGAAGCGGCGGACCTCATGCTGCAACTGCTCGACGGCACCGCGCCGCCCGGCATCCGGCGGTCGCGGCATCCGATGCGCATGATCATCCGCGAATCGTGCGCCGCGCCGCCGGTTGCGGCCGCCACGCCGGGTCGACGCCGGGCGCGGACCGTTCAGCCCGGCTGA
- a CDS encoding tannase/feruloyl esterase family alpha/beta hydrolase: MTRRTLGRTLALAALCAAVSMTMSGCGGDDGGSSAAAANAQLQSQANAQTQTQTASQQCAALGGMAIPAASIGAPTSGAKIATATLVETSGEYCQVNGTIGPVDPTAPVINFQVNLPTKWNHKSLHYGGGGFDGTLITGVAALDMASTGTPTPLASGYATFSDDSGHQSSSITDGSFAANDEALANYGGLSLKKTHDVAMLLITKRYAQMPEKRYFFGSSTGGRDGLTEIQRWPADYDGIVVNRPALNYTGLRLSNVVLGRALYLRNGAGWLDVAKIELLQNAVMKECDTLDGVADGIISNVDACKLHALKVLASVRCPGGSDAGDSCLSDRQLATVVTIASPMLLRYPLANGVRRYAGYNILAGSVFAGPYTTRDFGESNTPSNPAGKHDANQWVTGDQWVKYFVTRVPTFDSLNFDPYDPGAYRTRVQTVSALSDATNTDVGAFRAKGGKIIITHGLADEIVSTDSSTDYYNGLIERYGRGKVDDFVRFYLMPGVGHGTGPFHPAIDSLSALDRWVESGTAPETLQMSDLNTATLGRTRPLCRYPAWPKFVGGNVNDAASFTCVDR; this comes from the coding sequence ATGACGAGAAGAACATTGGGGCGCACGCTCGCCCTCGCTGCGCTATGCGCGGCGGTTTCGATGACGATGTCCGGATGCGGCGGCGATGACGGCGGTTCGTCCGCTGCTGCCGCGAACGCGCAGCTTCAATCGCAAGCGAACGCGCAGACCCAGACCCAGACAGCATCGCAACAATGCGCTGCGCTCGGCGGCATGGCGATTCCGGCAGCATCCATTGGCGCGCCGACCAGCGGCGCGAAGATCGCGACCGCGACGCTCGTCGAAACGAGCGGAGAGTATTGTCAGGTGAACGGCACGATCGGGCCTGTCGATCCGACTGCGCCGGTCATCAATTTCCAGGTGAATCTGCCGACCAAGTGGAACCACAAGTCGCTGCACTACGGCGGCGGCGGTTTCGACGGCACGCTGATCACCGGCGTGGCCGCGCTCGACATGGCGTCCACCGGCACGCCAACGCCGCTCGCATCCGGCTACGCCACCTTCAGCGACGATTCGGGCCACCAGAGTTCGAGCATCACGGATGGTTCCTTCGCGGCCAATGACGAAGCACTCGCCAACTACGGCGGTCTGAGTCTCAAGAAGACTCATGACGTCGCGATGCTGCTGATCACGAAGCGCTATGCGCAAATGCCGGAGAAGCGCTACTTCTTCGGCAGTTCGACGGGCGGGCGCGACGGTCTCACCGAAATCCAGCGCTGGCCCGCGGATTACGACGGCATCGTGGTGAACCGTCCGGCGCTCAACTACACCGGCTTGCGTCTGTCGAACGTCGTGCTGGGACGCGCGCTCTATCTGCGCAACGGCGCGGGCTGGCTGGACGTCGCCAAGATCGAACTGCTGCAGAACGCCGTGATGAAGGAATGCGATACGCTCGACGGTGTAGCCGACGGCATCATTTCCAACGTCGATGCCTGCAAGCTGCACGCGCTCAAGGTGCTCGCGTCGGTGCGCTGTCCGGGCGGCTCGGATGCGGGCGATAGCTGTCTCTCCGATCGCCAGCTCGCGACCGTCGTCACGATCGCCTCGCCGATGCTGCTGCGTTATCCGCTCGCCAACGGCGTGAGGCGTTATGCGGGCTACAACATCCTCGCCGGTTCGGTGTTCGCGGGACCATACACGACGCGCGATTTCGGCGAGTCGAATACGCCGTCGAATCCCGCCGGCAAGCACGACGCGAATCAGTGGGTGACGGGCGATCAATGGGTCAAGTACTTCGTCACGCGCGTTCCGACCTTCGATTCGCTGAACTTCGATCCGTACGATCCGGGCGCTTACCGCACGCGTGTGCAGACCGTCTCCGCCCTGAGCGATGCCACGAATACGGACGTCGGCGCGTTTCGGGCCAAGGGCGGCAAGATCATCATCACGCATGGCCTCGCCGATGAAATCGTCAGCACGGATTCGAGCACCGACTACTACAACGGACTGATCGAGCGCTACGGACGCGGAAAGGTCGATGACTTCGTGCGCTTCTATCTGATGCCCGGAGTCGGACATGGTACGGGGCCGTTTCATCCGGCGATCGACTCGCTGTCCGCGCTCGACCGCTGGGTCGAATCGGGCACTGCGCCCGAGACCCTGCAGATGAGCGACCTCAACACAGCGACACTCGGACGCACGCGACCGCTGTGCCGTTATCCTGCGTGGCCGAAATTCGTCGGCGGCAATGTGAACGATGCGGCGAGTTTTACGTGTGTGGACCGGTAG
- a CDS encoding alpha/beta family hydrolase, giving the protein MDDPESLSLALPDGSKISALLRVPEDARALYVFAHGAGAGMQHAGMSSLADALAAAKVATLRYQFPYMERGSKRVDSPAVAHAAVQAAVAEARRRLPALPLFAGGRSFGGRMTSQAQAISPLDGVRGLAFVAFPLHPAGTPGVERARHLADVTVPILFLQGTRDKLAELHLLRPVVESLGPRATLHVVDDADHSFHVRASSGRTDAEVVLELARTMSAWFFAEGEFVGVT; this is encoded by the coding sequence ATGGACGACCCAGAATCGCTTTCCCTGGCACTGCCCGACGGCTCTAAGATCTCTGCGCTCCTCCGAGTGCCGGAGGACGCGCGAGCCCTATATGTCTTCGCGCACGGTGCCGGAGCGGGCATGCAGCACGCCGGCATGTCGTCATTGGCCGACGCGCTTGCGGCGGCCAAGGTCGCCACATTGCGCTACCAGTTTCCGTACATGGAGCGGGGCTCCAAGCGGGTGGACTCGCCAGCCGTGGCACATGCTGCCGTGCAGGCAGCCGTCGCAGAGGCCCGCCGGCGGCTGCCAGCCCTGCCGCTCTTCGCGGGCGGCAGATCGTTCGGCGGCCGCATGACGTCCCAGGCCCAAGCCATCTCCCCGCTCGACGGCGTGCGTGGCCTCGCTTTCGTCGCGTTCCCGCTGCACCCGGCGGGCACACCCGGCGTGGAGCGGGCACGGCACCTGGCAGACGTCACGGTGCCGATTCTCTTCCTGCAGGGCACGCGCGACAAGCTGGCCGAGCTTCACCTGCTGAGGCCGGTCGTCGAGTCGCTGGGGCCACGCGCCACGCTGCATGTGGTGGACGACGCAGATCATTCGTTCCACGTGCGCGCGTCCTCCGGCCGGACCGACGCGGAAGTCGTGCTCGAACTGGCACGGACGATGTCGGCGTGGTTCTTCGCCGAAGGAGAATTCGTGGGCGTTACCTGA
- a CDS encoding LysR family transcriptional regulator, translating into MELRHLRYFLAVAEERQFTRAAARLHMQQPPLSQQIQELEQELGFALFLRQPRGVELTAPGQAFAEHARAALRTLEQGVTHARRVSQGQVGRVRIALTSSAAFHPLATTAIRAFRETNPDISIELSEVNAAEIIEMMSNGQIDVAILRKPIETPVDLRFELLAQERMLLVLPLGHVLIGARAVALDALTGEPFIFVRRPGAPGMYADFIRACEARGFTPRVVDEVPRMVTAINLVAAGGGVTLVPASMQRYRQESVRYCRVAGDDAFRAPLHLVTRPQTQSPAASRFREMVLKFAQVSA; encoded by the coding sequence ATGGAACTGCGCCATTTGCGTTACTTCCTCGCCGTGGCGGAAGAGCGACAGTTCACGCGCGCGGCGGCGCGGCTGCATATGCAACAACCGCCGCTGTCGCAGCAGATTCAGGAACTGGAGCAGGAATTGGGCTTCGCGCTGTTTCTGCGTCAGCCGCGCGGCGTAGAACTTACTGCGCCCGGCCAGGCGTTCGCGGAGCATGCGCGCGCGGCCTTGCGCACATTAGAGCAGGGCGTGACGCATGCGCGGCGCGTGTCGCAGGGGCAGGTTGGGCGCGTGCGTATCGCGCTGACGAGCTCGGCGGCGTTCCATCCGCTCGCGACCACGGCGATCCGCGCGTTCCGGGAAACGAATCCGGATATCTCGATCGAACTGAGCGAGGTCAACGCAGCCGAGATCATCGAGATGATGTCGAACGGGCAGATCGACGTGGCAATCCTGCGCAAGCCCATCGAGACGCCTGTCGATCTGCGCTTCGAGCTGCTGGCGCAGGAGCGCATGCTGCTCGTGCTGCCACTCGGACATGTGCTGATCGGCGCGCGCGCGGTGGCGCTGGACGCACTCACCGGCGAGCCGTTCATCTTCGTCCGGCGGCCGGGCGCGCCGGGCATGTACGCGGATTTCATCCGTGCGTGCGAGGCGCGCGGTTTCACGCCGCGCGTGGTTGACGAAGTGCCGCGCATGGTGACAGCGATCAACCTCGTTGCGGCAGGCGGTGGCGTCACGTTGGTACCGGCGTCGATGCAGCGATATCGACAGGAGAGCGTGCGCTATTGCCGTGTCGCCGGCGATGATGCGTTTCGCGCGCCGTTGCATCTCGTTACGCGGCCGCAGACGCAGAGTCCGGCCGCGTCGCGCTTCAGGGAGATGGTGCTCAAGTTCGCTCAGGTATCGGCGTGA
- a CDS encoding MFS transporter, with product MKMGNVDVTCFGVADRLERLPVCGYHRWLFLIISLAFFFDNVDLATMTFVLGSIKSEFGLSPAQAGLLGSAGFVGMACGAVCSGMLADRFGRKPVFQISMIVWGIGSLLCYTASSATELGIYRVLLGIGMGMELPLAQTLLSEFIPARSRGKYLALMDGNWPIAFVCAGLLSYVVLQSHNWRMLFLIESIPALFLFVIRRVVPESPRWLESQRRHEEAEQIVSSIEHTVMSRLKIDALPPVTLSVNARHHEARGLKVLWSDAYRQRTMMVGVLWFFALLGFYGLNTWLGALLQASGSAVTKSVLFTVYISLGGIPGFLTAAWAVEHWGRKATCVATLVGGAVMTYVFGHAAQWGASSAGLILTGAGMQFFAFGMWAVLYAYTPELYPSRARATGCGFASFCGRIGALLGPTLIGWILPVVQQGGVFIFGASCFAIASLVVLRFGVETRGEVLEAVSD from the coding sequence ATGAAGATGGGCAATGTCGACGTCACATGCTTTGGCGTGGCAGACCGGCTCGAAAGACTGCCGGTTTGCGGTTACCACCGCTGGTTGTTTCTGATCATTTCGCTTGCGTTTTTCTTCGACAACGTCGACCTCGCCACCATGACGTTCGTCCTGGGTTCGATCAAGTCGGAGTTCGGGCTGTCGCCTGCGCAAGCCGGACTGCTGGGCAGTGCCGGATTTGTAGGGATGGCGTGCGGTGCCGTCTGCTCTGGAATGCTAGCCGATCGTTTCGGACGCAAGCCGGTGTTTCAGATCAGCATGATCGTGTGGGGAATAGGAAGTTTGTTGTGCTACACCGCGAGTAGCGCGACCGAACTGGGGATTTACCGCGTGCTGCTGGGTATCGGCATGGGCATGGAGTTGCCGCTTGCGCAGACGCTCCTGTCCGAGTTTATTCCGGCGAGGAGTCGCGGTAAGTACCTCGCGCTTATGGACGGAAACTGGCCGATCGCATTTGTATGCGCGGGCTTGCTGTCCTATGTCGTGCTCCAGTCGCATAACTGGAGAATGCTGTTTCTCATCGAATCGATTCCGGCCTTGTTTCTGTTCGTCATCCGCCGCGTCGTGCCCGAATCTCCGCGTTGGCTCGAATCTCAGCGACGTCATGAAGAAGCCGAGCAAATCGTTTCGAGTATCGAGCACACGGTAATGAGCAGACTGAAGATCGACGCGCTTCCGCCGGTCACGCTTTCCGTGAACGCGCGCCATCATGAAGCGCGCGGGCTGAAGGTGCTGTGGTCCGACGCCTATCGTCAGAGGACCATGATGGTCGGTGTGCTCTGGTTCTTTGCGCTGTTGGGCTTTTACGGACTGAACACGTGGCTCGGAGCCTTGCTTCAGGCATCCGGTTCCGCGGTAACGAAGTCCGTGTTGTTCACGGTGTACATCTCGTTGGGCGGGATTCCGGGTTTCCTGACCGCTGCGTGGGCCGTCGAACACTGGGGCAGAAAAGCGACGTGTGTCGCGACCTTGGTCGGCGGGGCGGTCATGACCTATGTCTTCGGTCATGCAGCGCAATGGGGTGCGTCCTCGGCGGGATTGATCCTGACGGGTGCCGGCATGCAGTTCTTCGCCTTCGGCATGTGGGCCGTGCTTTACGCCTACACCCCCGAGCTCTATCCGTCGCGTGCGAGAGCCACGGGCTGCGGGTTCGCGTCGTTCTGCGGACGGATCGGCGCATTGCTCGGGCCCACGCTCATCGGATGGATCTTGCCGGTCGTACAGCAAGGCGGGGTGTTCATTTTCGGCGCATCGTGCTTCGCCATCGCATCACTCGTCGTACTGCGATTCGGCGTCGAGACACGCGGCGAAGTGCTCGAAGCCGTTTCGGATTGA
- a CDS encoding MFS transporter, protein MQTVLNTGAPLAAAPPLSNSQVRRAVLASVIGNGLEWFDFLIYGYFAKTIAHVFFPVGNNFLSITLTLATFAIGFIVRPLGGIAIGAWADRHGRRKTLSLLILLMAGSTLLMGLTPGYASIGIAAPLLVLFARVLQGLSVGGEFATAAAMLTEYAPPGRKMFFGSFQMTSQAVALLLSSSCGYLLTTNLSSEALASWGWRVPFLLGALVGPVGFYIRHKVSESPEFVQLRQQLGHAPRQSLRTFFRERGDAALCAMGVIIIGTATNYLWHSYMPLFVERQLHLPLKNALFGTAISGLIGIAGYPLAGKLADRFGAYRLFFPITIVWICAAWPLFSWVLAAPTPGRVFAAQMIATVVLSLMSGAHPGMLTQLFPTATRSMGVALSYNIAVTLFGGLAPLTVSTLISVSGSRMVPAWYLIFAGIVSLLLVGLSASGRRLCREPNLWPKDGARS, encoded by the coding sequence ATGCAAACCGTGCTGAACACCGGCGCGCCGCTTGCTGCTGCCCCGCCGCTGTCGAACTCGCAGGTGCGCCGCGCGGTGCTGGCGTCGGTCATAGGCAACGGACTGGAATGGTTCGACTTTCTGATCTATGGCTATTTCGCAAAAACCATCGCGCATGTGTTCTTTCCAGTCGGCAACAACTTTCTGTCAATCACACTGACGCTCGCGACGTTCGCGATCGGCTTTATCGTGCGTCCGCTGGGCGGAATCGCGATCGGCGCGTGGGCGGACCGGCACGGACGGCGCAAAACGCTTTCGCTGCTGATTCTCCTGATGGCCGGCAGTACGCTGCTGATGGGCCTTACGCCCGGTTACGCCAGCATCGGCATCGCCGCACCCTTGCTGGTGCTCTTCGCGCGCGTGCTGCAAGGCTTGTCGGTCGGCGGCGAATTCGCGACCGCCGCCGCAATGCTCACTGAATACGCGCCGCCGGGGCGCAAGATGTTTTTCGGCAGTTTTCAGATGACCTCTCAAGCGGTCGCGCTGTTGCTGTCGTCGTCCTGCGGCTACCTGCTGACGACGAACCTGTCGAGCGAAGCGCTCGCGTCGTGGGGCTGGCGCGTGCCGTTTCTGCTCGGCGCGCTGGTCGGCCCGGTCGGCTTCTACATTCGCCACAAAGTGTCCGAATCGCCGGAGTTCGTGCAGCTGCGCCAGCAGCTCGGGCATGCACCGCGTCAGTCCTTGCGCACGTTCTTCCGCGAACGCGGCGACGCGGCGCTGTGTGCGATGGGCGTGATCATCATCGGCACGGCGACCAACTATCTCTGGCATTCGTACATGCCGCTGTTCGTCGAACGGCAGTTGCATCTGCCGCTGAAGAATGCGCTGTTCGGCACGGCCATTTCGGGCCTCATCGGCATTGCCGGCTATCCGCTGGCGGGCAAGCTCGCGGATCGCTTCGGCGCGTACAGACTTTTCTTTCCAATCACCATCGTATGGATTTGCGCCGCGTGGCCGCTTTTCTCGTGGGTGCTCGCGGCGCCGACGCCCGGGCGCGTGTTCGCCGCGCAGATGATCGCCACCGTCGTGCTGAGCCTGATGTCCGGCGCGCATCCCGGCATGCTGACGCAACTGTTTCCCACTGCAACGCGCTCGATGGGCGTCGCGCTGTCGTACAACATCGCCGTGACGCTGTTCGGCGGGCTCGCGCCGCTGACCGTGTCGACGCTGATAAGCGTGTCCGGATCGCGGATGGTGCCCGCGTGGTACCTGATTTTCGCGGGCATCGTGTCGCTGCTGCTGGTGGGACTGAGCGCATCGGGCCGGCGTCTGTGCCGCGAGCCGAATCTCTGGCCGAAGGACGGCGCGCGCTCATGA
- a CDS encoding methyl-accepting chemotaxis protein, giving the protein MKVVTKLGLGFGLVLSMLFAVLAFGLVSMSQIQARFDEVVEVNNAEAKLAHALSLSVSDRMIALRNIVLLTDSVAVETEKARIRAQAQGYAQAYGALGARFKESEHTSATERAVFDKLRANEAAAAPIIEKAISLAEAREQQAAIRVLIDELRPVQREWMSTTKDMIALQDEQNDIANRDADAAYARAKAIMLALGAAAVLTGIVAALVITRGVTRALGGEPGEAMALAARIAQGNLRDAIAVDGRSPDSLMVSLETMRARLNTIVLGIQSSSVAIAEAASEIAQGTVDLSKRTESQAASLEETAASMEEFASAVAKNADNAAEGTHAATKACGDATQGGDTVNDVVATMRSIAQASSHMADIIGVIEGIAFQTNILALNAAVEAARAGDQGRGFAVVAGEVRALAQRSAVAAKEIKTLIDDSNARVSNGSVLVEHAGGTIEGLIASVSRVTGIMSEVAAASGEQRMGIDQVNVAVAQMDEVTQQNAALVEQASAAAQSLAEQAETLRQAVAVFQVE; this is encoded by the coding sequence ATGAAGGTCGTCACCAAACTGGGCCTGGGCTTCGGCCTCGTGCTGTCGATGTTGTTCGCGGTGCTCGCCTTCGGTCTTGTCAGCATGTCGCAAATCCAGGCGCGCTTCGATGAAGTCGTCGAAGTCAACAATGCGGAAGCGAAGCTCGCGCACGCGCTGAGCCTGTCGGTGAGCGACCGGATGATCGCGCTGCGCAACATCGTGCTCCTGACCGATTCGGTCGCGGTCGAGACGGAGAAAGCGCGCATCCGCGCGCAGGCGCAAGGCTATGCGCAGGCGTACGGCGCGCTCGGCGCGCGCTTCAAGGAAAGCGAGCACACCTCAGCAACCGAGCGCGCCGTGTTCGACAAGCTGCGCGCGAACGAGGCCGCCGCCGCGCCGATCATCGAAAAGGCGATCTCGCTTGCCGAAGCGCGCGAGCAGCAGGCGGCGATTCGCGTGCTGATCGACGAGTTGCGGCCGGTGCAGCGCGAGTGGATGAGCACCACGAAAGACATGATCGCGCTGCAGGACGAACAGAACGATATCGCCAACCGCGATGCCGACGCCGCCTACGCGCGCGCCAAGGCGATCATGCTCGCGCTCGGCGCGGCGGCCGTGCTCACCGGCATCGTGGCCGCGCTCGTCATCACGCGCGGTGTCACGCGCGCGCTCGGCGGCGAACCGGGCGAAGCGATGGCGCTCGCCGCGCGCATCGCGCAAGGCAATCTGCGCGATGCGATCGCCGTCGATGGCCGCAGCCCCGACAGTCTGATGGTCTCGCTCGAAACGATGCGCGCGCGTCTGAACACGATCGTGCTCGGCATTCAGTCGTCGAGCGTGGCGATCGCCGAGGCGGCCAGCGAGATCGCGCAAGGCACCGTCGATCTCTCGAAGCGCACGGAGTCGCAGGCGGCATCGCTCGAAGAAACCGCCGCGAGCATGGAAGAATTCGCGAGCGCCGTCGCGAAGAACGCCGACAACGCCGCCGAAGGCACGCACGCCGCGACCAAGGCATGCGGCGACGCGACTCAGGGCGGCGACACCGTCAACGACGTCGTCGCAACCATGCGCAGCATCGCGCAGGCTTCCTCGCACATGGCCGACATCATCGGCGTGATCGAAGGCATCGCGTTCCAGACCAATATCCTCGCGCTCAATGCGGCCGTCGAGGCCGCGCGCGCGGGCGATCAGGGCCGCGGCTTCGCGGTCGTCGCCGGCGAAGTGCGCGCGCTCGCGCAGCGCAGCGCCGTGGCCGCCAAGGAGATCAAGACGCTCATCGACGATTCGAACGCGCGCGTGTCGAACGGCTCGGTGCTCGTCGAGCATGCGGGCGGCACGATCGAAGGTCTGATCGCGTCCGTGAGTCGCGTGACGGGCATCATGAGCGAAGTGGCGGCGGCATCCGGCGAGCAGCGCATGGGCATCGATCAGGTAAATGTGGCCGTCGCGCAGATGGACGAGGTCACGCAGCAGAACGCGGCGCTCGTCGAACAGGCGTCCGCCGCCGCGCAATCGCTCGCCGAGCAGGCCGAAACGTTGCGTCAGGCGGTCGCGGTGTTTCAAGTCGAGTGA
- a CDS encoding SDR family NAD(P)-dependent oxidoreductase: MTQALKGKLALVTGASRGIGAAIAARLARDGASVIVHYASSAARAEAVVKEIRDAGGEAEAVGANLSQPEGVKSLIGSLNGAFGGRFEGRLDILVNNAGTVEYGPFLDSSDTSYDTHFNLNVRAPIELAKDAAARMVAAGWGRIINVGSAFGEAAPLPGVTLYIASKFALRGFTRGLSRELGKFGVTVNAVQPGPIDTELAPQPGTEDHATMTKLASVGRFGKPEEIAAAVAYLASPEAGYTTGESLTVDGGWIA; encoded by the coding sequence ATGACCCAAGCTCTGAAAGGCAAACTCGCGCTCGTGACGGGCGCTTCGCGTGGAATCGGCGCAGCTATTGCGGCGCGTCTTGCGCGCGACGGCGCATCCGTCATCGTTCACTACGCGTCGAGTGCGGCGCGGGCTGAAGCCGTCGTCAAGGAAATCCGCGATGCCGGCGGCGAGGCTGAGGCTGTCGGCGCCAATCTGTCGCAGCCAGAAGGCGTCAAGAGCCTCATAGGGTCGCTGAATGGCGCGTTCGGCGGCCGCTTCGAAGGGCGGCTCGATATTCTCGTCAACAACGCTGGCACAGTCGAATATGGGCCGTTCCTCGATTCGTCGGACACGTCGTACGACACGCACTTCAACCTGAATGTGCGCGCGCCGATCGAACTGGCTAAAGACGCGGCTGCGCGCATGGTCGCGGCAGGCTGGGGGCGCATCATCAACGTGGGCTCGGCTTTCGGCGAAGCCGCGCCCTTGCCTGGCGTGACGCTCTACATCGCCTCGAAGTTCGCCCTCAGAGGCTTTACGCGCGGGTTATCGCGTGAACTCGGGAAATTCGGCGTGACCGTGAATGCGGTGCAACCCGGCCCGATCGATACAGAACTCGCTCCGCAACCCGGCACGGAAGACCACGCAACGATGACGAAGCTCGCAAGCGTTGGCCGTTTCGGAAAACCGGAAGAAATCGCGGCGGCCGTAGCTTATCTAGCCAGCCCCGAAGCAGGCTATACGACCGGGGAGAGCCTGACGGTCGACGGCGGATGGATTGCCTGA